One Candidatus Binataceae bacterium DNA window includes the following coding sequences:
- the nusG gene encoding transcription termination/antitermination protein NusG, whose protein sequence is METATQEQSKKAGAGASAGKRWYVVHTYSGYEQKAKAALEQRLRSPEFAKLRDKIGEVLVPVESVQELGKGGQRKISSRKFFPGYIFVQMQLDDETWHFIKNTPKVTGFVGHATQPPEVPESEVREITQQMEEGALRPKPKVLFEVGEAVKVIDGPFQDFNGTVEEVRPEKGKVRVLISIFGRATPVELDFVQVEKS, encoded by the coding sequence ATGGAAACCGCAACGCAAGAGCAAAGCAAGAAGGCCGGGGCAGGTGCGTCTGCCGGCAAGCGCTGGTACGTCGTGCATACTTATTCCGGCTACGAGCAGAAGGCCAAGGCGGCGCTTGAACAGCGCCTGCGTTCGCCCGAGTTCGCAAAGCTGCGTGACAAGATTGGCGAGGTGCTGGTTCCGGTCGAAAGCGTGCAGGAACTTGGCAAGGGCGGTCAGCGCAAGATCTCGAGCCGCAAGTTCTTCCCCGGTTACATCTTCGTTCAGATGCAACTCGATGACGAGACATGGCACTTCATCAAGAACACACCCAAAGTGACCGGCTTCGTCGGCCACGCGACCCAGCCGCCTGAAGTGCCGGAGTCAGAAGTCCGTGAGATTACGCAGCAGATGGAAGAAGGAGCACTGCGGCCCAAACCGAAGGTGCTGTTCGAGGTGGGCGAAGCAGTCAAGGTCATCGACGGGCCGTTCCAGGATTTCAATGGCACCGTCGAAGAGGTGCGGCCGGAAAAAGGCAAGGTGCGCGTGCTGATCTCGATCTTCGGGCGCGCCACACCGGTCGAACTGGATTTCGTGCAGGTCGAAAAGTCGTAA